The following proteins come from a genomic window of Nitrospirota bacterium:
- a CDS encoding PAS domain S-box protein, translating into MGIKRKILLAILIAGFIALIIGLTVTYYSVKDVLTEAIGSNFAEIAKKSSDRFDAAIKKEIITFRFLAGDPSLINAVVNNDRNKIEADLIRYLKLPEELEVHLGLFVVNAKGLIIAGSRRFKVDQSKEERWRVTNSHGEGKVYASDIYTDPLTGKRAMDLGIPIRDLSTGTVVGAIMTIVNVDEFFKFIADMSFARTGHGMIINSGGRSLICPVRPPEEHSVDQSLIALVTGKGGGWSLVDEDLHGGKNSVVGFSELIYLNSLGDDSLGGYKWYTYIRQDPAETFAPVKRLMLMLFIVESFLVLLICALGVYLIQRLVLIPVGSIHGGVEQIEQGHLDYRINIHTGDELESLANSFNKMSASLKDLYNNLEIMIRERTSELETTKNYLESILRHSSDMIITTDMDGRIVTFNEGAERMLGYKQSEVIGSLMSDYYYNKDDRQKLLMIVSAGKMVTNYETKLVRKDGENIDISLSISELRNENGEVIGTVGISKDITEWKLAQLKLKEYSLELETMVEKRTLELWESKTHLEAMLGGIAEGVVFVDNKNKITLINDAAEVIFGIRRDDWYGKDFKGAHSEKAHAKATEIISDMREGKIKSYSSEIKALDKTILAHFSPIMHGTEYLGVIFIATDITEIKSLQTELVQSEKLALVGKMSSAIAHELRNPLVPIGGFANIIYKRLEEQSPLKKYAGIIVSEIDRLEKLLHNILYFTKDAKPELKPDNLNDILNDLLFFYKGTFEEHNIMLSARLSPDLPLVNLDHSLIKQALINLIINAVQAMESGGLLTVESLTIKENDTDYAVVVVNDTGSGIPEDIMNNIFDPFYTTKIRGLGLGLSLTRRIVESHGGKINVESEDGVGTTFTMKLPAL; encoded by the coding sequence ATGGGAATAAAGAGGAAAATATTATTAGCCATCCTCATAGCAGGTTTTATCGCCTTAATCATTGGCTTGACGGTAACATATTACAGTGTCAAGGATGTCCTGACCGAGGCTATCGGGAGCAACTTCGCCGAGATTGCAAAAAAGTCTTCAGACCGCTTCGATGCCGCAATAAAAAAAGAGATTATCACATTTCGCTTTTTAGCAGGCGACCCATCCCTTATCAACGCCGTTGTAAATAATGACCGAAATAAAATCGAGGCCGATCTCATCCGGTATCTGAAACTTCCTGAAGAATTAGAAGTCCACCTTGGACTCTTTGTTGTAAATGCCAAAGGTTTGATAATTGCCGGCAGCCGGCGATTCAAGGTAGACCAGTCAAAAGAGGAAAGATGGAGGGTTACAAACAGTCATGGTGAGGGCAAGGTGTATGCAAGCGATATATATACAGACCCGCTTACCGGGAAGAGGGCCATGGACTTAGGTATCCCGATCAGGGACCTTTCAACCGGCACTGTTGTCGGCGCCATCATGACAATAGTGAATGTTGATGAGTTTTTTAAATTTATTGCTGACATGAGTTTTGCCAGGACCGGACATGGCATGATTATTAACTCAGGCGGCAGATCTCTTATCTGTCCTGTCCGTCCACCTGAAGAGCATAGCGTTGACCAGTCACTCATTGCATTAGTCACCGGTAAGGGAGGCGGATGGAGTCTTGTGGATGAGGATCTTCATGGCGGCAAGAACTCAGTTGTTGGTTTCAGTGAGTTAATCTACCTGAATTCATTGGGTGATGACAGCCTTGGAGGTTATAAATGGTATACCTACATCAGGCAGGATCCTGCTGAGACTTTTGCACCCGTAAAAAGGCTCATGCTGATGCTTTTCATAGTTGAGTCATTTCTTGTGTTATTAATATGTGCCCTTGGCGTCTATCTTATCCAAAGATTGGTATTAATACCTGTAGGGTCCATTCATGGCGGAGTCGAACAGATCGAACAGGGTCATCTCGATTACAGGATAAATATACACACTGGTGATGAGCTCGAATCACTGGCGAATAGTTTCAACAAGATGAGTGCTTCGTTGAAAGACCTTTATAATAATCTTGAGATAATGATAAGGGAAAGGACTTCAGAGCTGGAGACAACAAAGAATTATCTTGAAAGCATCCTCAGGCACTCTTCTGATATGATAATCACCACAGACATGGATGGCCGTATAGTAACATTTAACGAAGGGGCCGAACGGATGCTGGGGTATAAACAGAGTGAAGTAATTGGGTCACTAATGTCAGATTATTATTATAACAAGGATGACAGGCAGAAACTTCTTATGATTGTCAGTGCAGGGAAGATGGTTACTAATTATGAAACTAAACTCGTAAGAAAAGACGGGGAGAATATAGATATAAGCCTTTCTATTTCTGAACTCAGAAATGAGAATGGTGAGGTAATAGGTACCGTTGGAATCAGTAAGGATATTACTGAATGGAAGCTGGCACAACTCAAATTGAAGGAGTACTCTCTTGAGCTGGAGACTATGGTTGAGAAGAGGACGCTGGAGTTATGGGAGAGTAAGACCCATCTTGAGGCTATGCTTGGGGGAATAGCCGAAGGCGTCGTTTTTGTGGATAATAAAAATAAAATCACCCTTATCAATGACGCAGCTGAAGTAATATTTGGAATCAGAAGAGATGACTGGTATGGTAAGGATTTTAAAGGCGCCCATTCTGAAAAAGCACATGCAAAGGCAACTGAGATAATTTCTGATATGAGGGAAGGAAAGATAAAGTCATACTCTTCTGAGATTAAGGCATTAGATAAGACTATCCTTGCCCATTTTTCTCCGATCATGCATGGTACTGAATATCTCGGTGTAATTTTTATTGCTACTGATATAACTGAAATTAAGAGTCTGCAGACAGAGCTTGTGCAGTCTGAAAAACTTGCGCTCGTTGGAAAAATGTCCTCCGCTATAGCCCATGAATTGAGAAATCCCCTGGTCCCTATTGGAGGTTTTGCCAACATTATATATAAGAGGCTGGAAGAACAATCCCCTTTAAAGAAATATGCCGGTATTATAGTTAGCGAAATAGACCGGCTTGAAAAGCTTCTCCATAATATTTTGTATTTTACAAAAGATGCAAAGCCTGAGCTGAAGCCTGATAATCTGAATGATATTTTAAATGATTTGCTGTTCTTCTATAAAGGTACATTTGAAGAGCATAATATAATGCTCAGCGCCCGGCTTTCTCCTGACTTGCCTTTGGTGAATCTTGACCACTCGCTTATTAAACAGGCCCTTATCAATTTGATTATCAATGCTGTTCAGGCCATGGAATCGGGAGGTTTGCTGACTGTGGAGAGTCTGACCATAAAGGAGAATGATACAGACTACGCTGTAGTTGTGGTGAATGACACTGGATCAGGAATACCGGAAGATATAATGAATAATATCTTCGATCCCTTCTATACTACGAAGATACGCGGTCTTGGGTTAGGGTTATCACTTACTCGCAGGATTGTAGAGTCACATGGAGGGAAGATAAACGTGGAAAGCGAAGATGGGGTTGGCACTACATTTACAATGAAACTTCCGGCTTTATAA
- the trpS gene encoding tryptophan--tRNA ligase — MKKRVLSGMRPSGKLHLGNFSGALDNWMKLQDEYESFFFVADWHALSTDYAKTGKLREYTHNMLVDWLAAGLDPDKCTIFIQSQVPEHAELHLLFSMITPLPWLERVPTYKDQQLELKDRDLSTYGFLGYPLLQAADILIYKADFVPVGIDQLPHLELTREVARRFNFLYKPVFPEPQPLMTEFPKIPGTDGRKMSKSYNNAIYLADTKEDVWEKLRTMVTDPKRIKRTDPGDPEVCPVFSLHRVYSPQEIIQQADAGCRTAGIGCIDCKKWLNSALLQKLEPIWERRTQFESNPDLIRGIVNEGAKRAHEAAFSVLEEARDAIGF, encoded by the coding sequence ATGAAAAAACGTGTTTTAAGCGGTATGCGGCCGAGCGGGAAACTTCATCTTGGAAATTTCAGCGGTGCACTTGACAACTGGATGAAATTACAGGATGAATATGAATCATTCTTCTTTGTTGCTGACTGGCACGCCCTTTCGACGGATTATGCAAAGACCGGAAAACTCAGAGAGTATACTCACAACATGCTGGTTGACTGGCTTGCCGCAGGCCTGGATCCTGATAAATGCACAATATTTATTCAATCTCAGGTACCGGAACATGCTGAACTCCACTTACTATTCTCAATGATAACACCTTTGCCGTGGCTTGAGAGGGTCCCGACATACAAGGATCAACAACTGGAGTTGAAAGACCGGGACCTATCCACATATGGTTTTCTCGGTTACCCGTTACTTCAGGCAGCGGACATTCTTATTTATAAAGCTGATTTTGTCCCTGTAGGTATTGATCAGCTTCCACATCTTGAATTGACGAGAGAGGTTGCAAGGCGATTTAACTTTCTATATAAACCTGTATTTCCTGAACCTCAGCCTCTGATGACAGAATTTCCCAAGATCCCGGGCACTGACGGCAGGAAGATGAGCAAGAGCTACAATAACGCAATCTATCTTGCTGACACTAAGGAAGATGTATGGGAGAAACTCAGGACTATGGTCACTGACCCAAAACGCATTAAACGTACGGATCCGGGAGATCCGGAAGTATGCCCGGTATTCAGCCTGCACCGGGTCTACTCCCCGCAGGAAATAATTCAACAGGCGGATGCAGGCTGCAGGACGGCAGGAATCGGCTGTATAGATTGCAAGAAATGGCTCAACAGTGCACTTCTTCAAAAATTAGAGCCCATATGGGAGAGACGCACACAGTTTGAATCTAATCCTGACCTGATCAGGGGGATCGTAAACGAAGGGGCAAAACGGGCGCACGAAGCAGCCTTTTCAGTCCTTGAAGAAGCCCGGGATGCTATTGGATTTTAA
- the treZ gene encoding malto-oligosyltrehalose trehalohydrolase has product MTNGNWKLDLGASAIDNGRVSFNVWAPRINELSVRMVSGKGKGDISLKKDSFGYFKAIALDISAGDRYLYVQKGGNAYPDPASRFQPEGVHGPSEIVNPEEFRWSDSKWMGLSLEDYLIYELHVGTFTEEGTFEAVISKMAYLRDLGITAIELMPVSQFPGNRNWGYDGVYHFAPQNSYGGPAGLKMLIDACHRNGLAVILDVVYNHLGPEGNYLNQFGYYFTERYKTPWGDAINYDGPFSDDVRKYIISNALYWISEYHFDALRVDAIHGIFDFSARHILQELGDAVHREADALGRKAYVIPESDLNDVRVISPEDIGGYGLDAQWNDDYHHVIHTLITGEHSGYYEDFGQIEQLKKALTEGFVYSGQYSSFRRRRHGSSARDREAKQFIVFSQNHDQVGNRMKGDRLSLTQSIEKLKLAAAAVVLSPYIPLLFMGEEYGETAPFQYFVSHSDEALIDAVRKGRSEEFSSFRWEGDIPDPQDITTFKSSKINSELHRIAGSHRFLFKYYKEVIRLRKELPALSNLIRENTDIKVIPSEKGIYIRRWFKDNDLFYVFNFSDDCLKTKLNLSKGLWYKLLDSSSEEWGGRGGISDQSIESNESAITITINPHSVILFNYNFK; this is encoded by the coding sequence TTGACTAACGGAAACTGGAAATTAGATCTCGGAGCGTCAGCTATTGATAATGGCAGAGTCAGTTTTAATGTCTGGGCACCAAGAATAAATGAATTGTCAGTCAGGATGGTTTCAGGTAAAGGAAAAGGGGATATATCTTTAAAGAAGGATTCATTCGGATATTTTAAAGCTATCGCACTCGATATATCTGCAGGAGACCGATATCTATATGTACAGAAGGGTGGGAATGCATATCCTGATCCGGCATCAAGATTCCAGCCTGAAGGTGTACACGGGCCTTCCGAGATAGTTAACCCTGAGGAATTTAGATGGAGCGATAGCAAGTGGATGGGGCTGTCTCTTGAAGATTACCTGATCTACGAGCTGCACGTTGGCACATTTACAGAAGAAGGCACGTTTGAAGCAGTCATATCAAAGATGGCATATTTACGTGATCTCGGTATAACAGCAATTGAACTCATGCCGGTGTCACAATTTCCCGGCAACAGAAACTGGGGATATGACGGTGTGTACCATTTTGCCCCCCAGAATTCCTATGGCGGTCCAGCCGGGTTAAAGATGCTTATTGATGCATGTCACCGCAATGGTTTAGCCGTAATACTTGATGTCGTTTACAATCATCTTGGTCCGGAAGGAAATTACCTGAACCAATTCGGCTACTATTTTACAGAGCGATACAAGACACCCTGGGGTGATGCCATCAATTACGACGGTCCATTCAGCGATGATGTAAGAAAATATATAATCAGCAACGCCCTTTACTGGATTTCTGAATATCACTTTGATGCTTTGCGTGTGGACGCAATACATGGTATTTTCGATTTCAGCGCCAGACATATCCTGCAGGAGTTGGGAGATGCAGTGCATAGAGAGGCTGATGCCCTGGGAAGAAAGGCCTACGTAATACCGGAAAGCGACCTTAATGATGTACGGGTTATAAGTCCTGAAGACATCGGAGGATATGGTCTTGATGCACAGTGGAACGATGACTACCATCATGTAATTCATACCCTGATAACAGGAGAACATAGCGGGTACTATGAGGATTTTGGCCAGATTGAACAGCTGAAAAAGGCCCTGACAGAAGGTTTTGTTTATTCCGGACAATACTCTTCATTCAGGAGACGCCGGCATGGCAGTTCAGCCAGGGATAGGGAAGCAAAGCAGTTCATAGTCTTTTCGCAAAACCATGATCAGGTTGGAAACAGGATGAAAGGTGACAGACTCAGCCTGACGCAGTCAATTGAGAAGCTCAAGCTCGCAGCAGCTGCTGTGGTATTATCTCCTTACATACCGCTGTTATTTATGGGAGAAGAATATGGCGAAACAGCACCGTTTCAATACTTTGTAAGTCACTCTGATGAGGCTCTTATTGACGCTGTAAGAAAGGGACGAAGTGAAGAGTTTTCCTCCTTCAGGTGGGAGGGTGATATTCCGGACCCCCAGGACATAACTACATTTAAAAGTTCAAAGATCAATTCTGAACTTCATCGCATTGCTGGATCTCATCGTTTTCTTTTTAAATATTATAAGGAAGTTATACGCCTGAGGAAGGAACTACCGGCGCTTTCAAATTTAATCAGAGAAAATACAGATATTAAGGTTATTCCTAGTGAGAAGGGAATCTATATCAGGAGATGGTTTAAAGATAATGACCTTTTCTATGTATTTAATTTCAGTGATGACTGTTTAAAAACAAAATTAAACCTGTCAAAGGGTTTGTGGTATAAACTGCTCGATTCATCGTCAGAAGAGTGGGGGGGGAGAGGAGGTATTTCAGATCAAAGCATAGAATCCAACGAATCAGCAATAACTATTACAATAAATCCGCATAGTGTTATTCTCTTCAACTATAATTTTAAATAA
- a CDS encoding alpha-1,4-glucan--maltose-1-phosphate maltosyltransferase yields MTLDGKKRIVIENVEPEINGGEFPIKRICGDKVFVYADIYADGHDEVSALLMYRGPGDKEWLEMTMRPVGNDRWEGVFSVEDIGMYHYTIRGQIDHYLTWLHDLGKKIDAGVNIEVDLLIGPGHINSAASRAKGEEKKRLKEWAKAISRMKETKEILSLAGNDELMKLLQTYYDRDRATTCHREYSVSVDRKKALFSTWYELFPRSSGTGSQLHGTFKDCEALLPDIAGMGFDVMYLAPIHPIGKIKRKGKNNSTVAGKDDYGSPWAIGSDEGGHKSVSPLLGTIDDFEKLVRRAKDFNVEIAMDIAIQCAPDHPYVKKHGNWFTWRPDGTVQYAENPPKKYEDILPLNFESEEWYELWNELKEIFLFWIDKGIRIFRVDNPHTKPFPFWEWLIREIRSDYPEVIFLAEAFTRPKVMYRLAKTGFTQSYTYITWRNTKKEIIEYLTELTKTEVREYFRPNFWPNTPDILPEHLQNGGRPVFMIRYVIAATLSSNCGIYGPAFELCISDALPGREEYVDSEKYEIKKWDRNKPGNIRDFISRVNLARKENPALQLTNNLNFYVVDNDNILFFGKTSEDLSNIIIVAISLDPYNTQSGWVNVPVNEFGIEPDHPYMVHDLLSDEKYIWQGDRNYVELNPHKSPVHIFKVRKRMRNERDVDYFF; encoded by the coding sequence ATGACTTTAGATGGAAAAAAACGAATAGTTATAGAGAATGTTGAACCGGAGATAAATGGAGGAGAATTTCCAATCAAACGCATATGCGGAGACAAGGTGTTTGTGTATGCTGATATATATGCTGACGGTCATGATGAGGTTTCAGCACTTCTAATGTACAGGGGACCTGGCGACAAAGAGTGGCTCGAAATGACAATGAGGCCTGTTGGAAATGACAGGTGGGAAGGGGTGTTTTCGGTAGAAGACATCGGTATGTACCATTATACTATCCGCGGTCAAATTGACCATTATTTAACCTGGCTGCATGACCTTGGGAAAAAAATTGATGCTGGCGTCAATATAGAAGTAGATTTATTAATCGGCCCCGGACATATTAATAGCGCCGCATCAAGGGCAAAAGGCGAAGAAAAGAAAAGACTAAAGGAATGGGCAAAGGCAATCAGCAGGATGAAAGAGACAAAAGAGATCCTATCGCTTGCTGGGAATGATGAGCTTATGAAATTGTTGCAGACATATTACGACAGGGATCGTGCTACAACCTGCCACAGAGAATATTCTGTTTCAGTTGACAGGAAGAAGGCCCTTTTCAGCACATGGTATGAACTGTTCCCCAGGTCATCGGGTACCGGGTCTCAGCTTCACGGCACATTCAAGGATTGTGAGGCCCTGCTGCCTGACATTGCCGGGATGGGTTTTGATGTAATGTATCTGGCTCCGATCCACCCTATCGGGAAGATAAAGAGAAAAGGTAAAAACAATTCAACTGTTGCAGGAAAAGACGATTATGGCAGTCCGTGGGCGATTGGTTCTGACGAAGGGGGACATAAGTCTGTTTCTCCACTTCTAGGCACAATTGATGACTTCGAGAAACTGGTACGCAGGGCAAAGGATTTCAATGTTGAAATTGCAATGGATATAGCAATCCAGTGCGCCCCCGATCATCCTTATGTAAAAAAGCATGGCAATTGGTTTACGTGGAGGCCGGACGGAACAGTACAGTATGCTGAAAACCCTCCTAAAAAATATGAAGATATCCTTCCACTGAATTTTGAATCGGAGGAATGGTATGAGCTGTGGAATGAGTTAAAGGAGATATTCCTCTTCTGGATTGATAAGGGTATCAGGATTTTCAGGGTTGATAATCCCCATACCAAACCCTTCCCGTTTTGGGAGTGGCTGATAAGAGAAATCAGGAGTGATTATCCGGAGGTAATCTTTCTTGCGGAAGCATTTACCAGGCCAAAGGTCATGTACAGACTTGCCAAGACCGGCTTTACCCAGTCTTATACATACATTACCTGGCGAAATACGAAGAAAGAGATTATTGAATATCTGACTGAGCTGACAAAGACAGAGGTGAGAGAATATTTCAGACCCAACTTCTGGCCGAATACTCCGGACATCCTTCCGGAGCATCTTCAGAATGGTGGAAGGCCGGTTTTCATGATAAGGTATGTCATCGCAGCAACCCTTTCATCAAATTGCGGTATATACGGCCCGGCCTTTGAATTGTGCATAAGTGATGCACTTCCGGGTCGGGAAGAGTACGTGGATTCAGAGAAGTATGAGATTAAAAAGTGGGACAGGAACAAGCCTGGCAACATCAGAGATTTTATTTCAAGGGTCAATCTTGCAAGGAAGGAAAATCCGGCGCTTCAATTGACAAATAATCTTAATTTCTATGTAGTTGATAATGACAATATACTCTTTTTTGGAAAGACCAGTGAGGACCTGTCTAATATTATTATTGTCGCTATCAGCCTGGACCCATATAATACACAATCAGGCTGGGTAAATGTTCCTGTTAATGAATTTGGGATAGAACCGGATCACCCATATATGGTTCATGACCTGTTAAGCGATGAAAAATACATCTGGCAGGGAGACAGAAATTATGTGGAACTAAATCCACATAAGTCCCCTGTGCATATATTTAAAGTCAGAAAGAGGATGCGGAACGAACGGGATGTTGACTATTTCTTTTAA
- the treS gene encoding maltose alpha-D-glucosyltransferase, which produces MRKKREVVLEDDPLWYKDAIIYELHVRSFHDSNGDGIGDFKGLTEKLDYLEDLGITAVWLLPFYPSPLKDDGYDIADYLEVNPDYGTLKEFRQFLREAHSRGIRVITEIVLNHTSAEHIWFQKARRAKPGSFWRDFYVWTDTTERYKDARIIFKDFETSNWTWDPAAGAYYWHRFYSHQPDLNYDNPHVRKAMLRVVDYWLGMGVDGIRLDAAPYLFERDGTNCENLPETHDFLKFLRKHVEETFKNKMLLAEANQWPEDAVAYFGDGDECQMAFHFPLMPRMFMSIWMEDKFPIIDIFEQTPSISEICQWALFLRNHDELTLEMVTDEERDYMYRVYGKDPRARINLGIRRRLAPLLGNHRRKIELMNFLLLSLPGTPVLYYGDEIGMGDNFYLGDRNGVRTPMQWSADKNAGFSRANPQKLFLPIIIDPEYHYEAVNVETQQGNQAALLWWMKRVITMRKHSKALGRGEIEFLYTDNPKVIAFIRHFNDENMLVVVNLSRFSQVVEIDLSTYCGYLPEEVFSRNRFPAIKETPYVLTLGFYDYYWFTLKKEDDLISQCNIETIPHLNCHGAWGTVLQGKTKEQLEKEILPVYMLRQRWFGAKARQIQQSRISEIIPVGKNATITYMLFIEVQYSDGLPETYLLPVSFVSGEEADRLKIEIPYAILAILMTDDTEGIIYDGIYNEEFRKNLLLMHSSRQGIKGLKGELTPLAGKYLKTLTLSAEEPLSEKSQVFKAEQSNSSLLYGNHLILKLYRRLEEGINPEMEVGRYLTETAAFTNIPPFAGALEYRRKGNSNTAISILQGYVPNQGDAWRNSIDAVERYIDRVLSRRDVIEQVPAVPSSFVKIAYQDEMSPALTELIFGFYHEMAGLLGKRTAELHLALSSCQEPDFSPEPFSVLYQKSIYQSVQSLTKRVFQTLRRNLKNLPEAIRPEAEDFLSLEVKIVDQFKAILRKKISAMKIRVHGDYHLGQVLFSGKDFIIIDFEGEPARPVNERRLKRSPVRDLAGMIRSFHYAGHSALSKSSSVRDEDLPLLRPWIDLWYAYVGGTFLRSYLDTAGNASFIPDDLEELDILLKVFMLEKAVYELGYELNNRPDWVHIPMKGIKQLLD; this is translated from the coding sequence ATGCGAAAAAAACGTGAAGTTGTTCTTGAGGATGACCCCTTATGGTATAAGGACGCTATTATTTATGAACTGCATGTAAGGTCATTTCACGACAGCAACGGTGACGGTATTGGTGATTTCAAGGGGCTTACAGAAAAACTTGATTATCTTGAGGACCTCGGGATAACTGCTGTATGGCTCCTCCCATTTTATCCATCTCCCCTAAAAGATGATGGGTACGATATTGCAGATTACCTTGAAGTAAACCCGGATTACGGGACGCTTAAAGAATTCAGGCAATTCTTACGCGAAGCCCACAGCCGTGGAATCAGGGTCATTACTGAAATAGTATTAAATCACACATCTGCAGAGCACATATGGTTTCAAAAGGCCAGGAGGGCAAAACCCGGTTCTTTCTGGAGAGATTTCTATGTCTGGACAGATACCACTGAGAGGTATAAGGATGCGAGGATTATATTCAAGGATTTTGAGACATCCAACTGGACATGGGATCCTGCAGCCGGGGCGTACTACTGGCATCGCTTCTATTCTCATCAGCCGGATCTTAATTATGACAACCCTCACGTCCGAAAGGCAATGCTCAGGGTTGTTGATTACTGGCTTGGCATGGGAGTGGACGGAATTCGACTTGACGCAGCGCCGTATCTATTTGAGCGGGATGGCACCAATTGTGAAAATCTTCCGGAGACACATGACTTTTTAAAGTTCCTCAGGAAGCATGTTGAGGAGACTTTTAAAAACAAGATGCTTCTTGCTGAAGCAAACCAATGGCCTGAAGATGCGGTAGCCTATTTCGGCGATGGGGATGAGTGCCAGATGGCCTTTCACTTTCCTCTGATGCCGAGGATGTTCATGTCAATATGGATGGAGGATAAATTCCCTATTATTGATATCTTTGAACAGACACCGTCTATTTCAGAGATCTGTCAGTGGGCGTTGTTTTTACGAAACCACGATGAACTTACCCTTGAAATGGTTACAGATGAAGAGAGGGACTACATGTACAGGGTCTATGGAAAGGATCCGAGGGCAAGGATAAATCTTGGAATCCGTCGCCGCCTGGCGCCACTTCTTGGAAACCACAGGCGAAAGATAGAACTGATGAATTTTCTCCTCCTCTCTCTTCCCGGAACTCCGGTTTTATATTATGGAGATGAAATAGGGATGGGGGATAATTTTTATCTGGGAGACAGAAATGGGGTCAGGACCCCTATGCAATGGAGCGCCGACAAGAATGCCGGTTTTTCAAGAGCAAATCCTCAGAAGCTTTTCCTGCCTATCATTATTGATCCTGAATATCACTATGAGGCCGTTAATGTGGAGACTCAGCAAGGCAATCAGGCAGCGCTGCTCTGGTGGATGAAGCGGGTCATCACTATGAGAAAGCATTCCAAAGCGCTCGGAAGAGGGGAAATAGAATTTCTCTATACAGATAATCCAAAGGTTATTGCATTTATTCGTCACTTTAATGATGAAAATATGCTTGTTGTCGTAAACCTTTCGAGATTTTCTCAGGTCGTTGAGATTGACCTTTCCACGTATTGCGGATATCTCCCTGAAGAGGTATTCAGCAGAAATCGCTTTCCGGCAATTAAGGAAACCCCGTATGTGCTGACCCTTGGGTTTTATGATTATTACTGGTTTACGCTGAAAAAGGAAGATGATTTAATAAGTCAGTGTAATATTGAGACAATTCCACATTTAAATTGCCATGGCGCATGGGGGACTGTCTTGCAGGGTAAGACGAAAGAGCAGCTGGAGAAAGAGATACTTCCCGTCTACATGTTAAGACAGAGATGGTTTGGAGCCAAGGCACGACAAATTCAACAGTCAAGGATATCCGAAATCATTCCAGTGGGGAAGAATGCGACAATAACTTATATGCTGTTTATTGAAGTGCAGTATTCAGACGGACTTCCTGAGACTTATCTGTTGCCTGTCTCTTTCGTATCAGGAGAAGAGGCCGATAGGCTCAAGATTGAGATACCTTATGCGATTCTTGCCATACTCATGACCGATGATACAGAAGGGATAATATATGACGGTATCTACAATGAGGAATTCAGAAAAAACCTATTGCTCATGCATTCCAGCAGACAAGGAATAAAGGGGCTTAAGGGAGAACTTACTCCCCTGGCCGGGAAATATCTGAAAACACTAACCCTCAGTGCTGAAGAGCCTCTTTCTGAAAAAAGTCAGGTTTTCAAGGCAGAGCAGAGTAATTCATCACTTTTGTATGGTAATCATCTTATTCTTAAACTATACCGCCGTCTTGAAGAGGGTATTAATCCTGAGATGGAGGTTGGGCGCTACCTTACTGAAACAGCTGCTTTCACAAATATTCCGCCATTTGCCGGTGCACTGGAATATCGAAGAAAAGGTAATTCTAATACGGCAATCAGCATCCTCCAGGGGTATGTCCCGAATCAGGGAGATGCATGGAGGAACAGCATAGATGCGGTAGAGAGATATATAGACAGGGTGCTTTCAAGGAGAGATGTAATAGAGCAAGTACCTGCGGTACCATCATCGTTTGTAAAAATTGCATATCAGGACGAGATGTCTCCTGCTTTGACTGAGCTGATATTCGGCTTTTATCATGAAATGGCCGGCCTCCTGGGTAAGAGGACAGCTGAGCTTCACCTGGCACTTTCTTCGTGCCAGGAACCTGATTTTTCTCCGGAGCCTTTTTCAGTTCTCTATCAGAAATCAATCTATCAGTCAGTACAAAGTCTTACAAAAAGGGTTTTTCAAACACTGAGAAGAAATCTTAAAAACCTTCCCGAGGCCATAAGGCCGGAGGCGGAAGATTTCCTGAGCCTTGAAGTGAAAATAGTTGATCAGTTCAAGGCCATCCTCCGCAAAAAGATATCTGCGATGAAGATAAGGGTTCATGGAGATTATCATCTTGGGCAGGTATTGTTTTCCGGTAAGGACTTTATAATAATTGACTTTGAAGGAGAGCCTGCAAGGCCTGTAAATGAAAGGCGGCTTAAGAGATCTCCTGTAAGAGATCTGGCAGGTATGATAAGGTCATTTCATTACGCAGGACATTCGGCACTTTCCAAATCGTCTTCAGTGCGTGATGAGGATTTACCATTACTCAGACCCTGGATAGACCTATGGTATGCCTATGTTGGAGGAACATTCTTACGCTCATATCTGGATACTGCCGGAAATGCATCGTTTATTCCTGATGACCTGGAGGAGCTTGATATTCTTTTAAAAGTGTTCATGCTGGAAAAGGCAGTGTATGAGCTTGGTTATGAATTAAATAATCGGCCGGATTGGGTACATATTCCCATGAAAGGAATTAAACAATTACTTGATTGA